A genomic region of Thermotoga sp. Ku-13t contains the following coding sequences:
- a CDS encoding ferredoxin, with amino-acid sequence MRVRVDEAACIGCGVCESLCPEVFKLADDGKAKVLQPETEESCARDAADSCPTGAIHIEE; translated from the coding sequence ATGAGAGTCAGGGTTGACGAAGCCGCTTGCATCGGCTGCGGTGTTTGTGAGAGCCTTTGCCCCGAAGTTTTCAAGCTTGCAGATGATGGCAAGGCAAAGGTTCTTCAACCGGAAACGGAAGAGAGCTGTGCACGTGACGCTGCCGACAGCTGCCCCACAGGTGCGATCCACATTGAAGAGTGA
- a CDS encoding lipid-binding SYLF domain-containing protein: protein MKKVVVLLICVPLFIFAVSANERLSSALTILKELSNIPDSGAFVELLRQAEGIAIFPSLIKVGFVIGGQYGEGFMLKRNVDTGKWYGPVFLKLTGLSLGAQVGIQNVGLVLVLMNEQAVKNLVSGNITLGGSVSIAAGPMGRSLSAETDYKLQASMYSYSVSKGFFAGLSLQGSVVQVDNDANKEYYGSLLTSEEMLKREPATKEAVELVKFLNSLIYLQPGE from the coding sequence ATGAAGAAGGTGGTGGTTTTGTTGATCTGTGTTCCTCTGTTCATCTTCGCCGTTTCCGCGAACGAGCGTTTGAGCTCAGCTTTAACCATTCTGAAGGAGCTGTCGAACATTCCAGACAGCGGGGCATTCGTTGAACTGCTGAGGCAGGCGGAAGGCATCGCGATCTTTCCAAGCTTGATCAAAGTGGGTTTCGTCATCGGTGGTCAGTACGGTGAAGGTTTCATGCTCAAGCGCAACGTTGATACTGGTAAATGGTACGGACCGGTATTTCTGAAACTCACAGGGCTGAGCCTTGGTGCACAGGTGGGGATTCAGAACGTTGGATTAGTTCTCGTGCTGATGAACGAACAAGCTGTGAAAAATCTGGTCTCAGGCAACATAACTCTCGGTGGCAGTGTGAGCATCGCAGCAGGTCCTATGGGTAGGTCTCTCTCTGCGGAAACGGATTACAAGCTCCAGGCGTCGATGTATTCGTATTCTGTGAGCAAAGGATTCTTTGCAGGTCTCTCTCTGCAAGGATCGGTCGTTCAGGTAGACAACGATGCCAACAAAGAATACTACGGTTCACTGTTGACCAGTGAAGAGATGCTGAAACGCGAACCTGCGACTAAAGAAGCGGTAGAACTGGTCAAGTTTCTCAACAGCTTGATTTACCTGCAACCTGGTGAATAA